In Chloroflexota bacterium, one DNA window encodes the following:
- a CDS encoding MOSC domain-containing protein produces MSTGTIINLQICATRGQPMQSKTSVRAIADLGLEGDAHARQGSARQVLLMDEETLGAFGLQAGVVRENITTRGIVLHSLALGTRLRVGDALFEITKFCVPCEFVEDLRPGLRAAMENQRGMLARVVEGGAIHVGDAVVRAD; encoded by the coding sequence TTGAGTACGGGAACGATAATCAATCTGCAAATCTGCGCGACGCGCGGTCAACCGATGCAAAGCAAAACATCCGTGCGCGCGATTGCCGACCTGGGTCTGGAGGGCGACGCGCACGCGCGGCAGGGCAGCGCGCGGCAGGTCTTGCTGATGGACGAAGAGACGCTCGGTGCGTTTGGATTGCAAGCCGGTGTGGTGCGCGAGAATATCACGACGCGCGGCATCGTTTTGCATTCGCTCGCGCTGGGTACGCGCTTGCGCGTGGGCGATGCGCTGTTCGAGATCACCAAGTTCTGTGTGCCGTGTGAGTTTGTCGAAGACCTGCGTCCTGGGTTGCGCGCGGCGATGGAGAATCAGCGCGGGATGCTCGCGCGCGTCGTTGAAGGCGGCGCGATTCACGTGGGCGATGCGGTCGTGCGAGCAGATTGA